The following nucleotide sequence is from Glycine max cultivar Williams 82 chromosome 9, Glycine_max_v4.0, whole genome shotgun sequence.
taaattttatttccataAAAATTCAAGATACTTACGTCTTAACAtgagaataagaagaaatataaatatgtttattttatattcttggGAACCAACTATTTCtgtaaaatgtttttacaaTTACAGTAAACATGAGAAACATGAGAAAGTGATATTTTCAAGTTCACATTCCATAAAATCTTTTTTGTTATCTTGAAATAAATGACTTCTGATAATCAATTCTGTAACCTTTAGAAActaaattaaagattttaaataaaagttatattataattaaaactattttaggTTGACGGTACATAAgattaaactcaaattttaaaatagataataaataaatttaaaactccacttttatctttaaaatgataaaactaataatagaatgtttatattttttatcgtaGAAATCTGAGACAAAATTTATATCAACTCACACATAAATATAACAACCAAACTCTTACTTGTAGGTACCATCCTTGCCCGGACCCGGATTTTGACTTactttctatttctgttctttctAATACATGTATTCCCACGACTAAAAATCAAGATATTAGTCCTTTAATCATTTGAGAAAATATACAATAGGCATTGTTTTATTTGCAAATATTAGAAATTGAATCCTAATTATACACTTAAATCACACCTTCACTGGTTTGTATCTATCTTTGTGTATAAGATATCAAACATTGtattagaaaaaaatgcaaCTTAACTCATTTATTTCTCATAGCAAAAAATGTatcttttcatataaaaattaataatgtaactaaagcaagtataaaaaaatattaatcttaatttcaaatttttaaaagcacTCCTAAATTTCTGTTAATCCAaactactaaaataaatttcttcatAATGCTTCCTAATTTCTTCCTttcgagtaaaaaaaaaaagtattcatatggagataataaattattactcCTAGTTATGTTAGACTCAATTCTCTTAATAATCAATTTGTGCAAGGAAGATGATTTGATTGGAAGCAAAAGACTCCATTAAAAGTGGTGAgtaaaatttattgataaagaTTAATTATCGATAAAGTTGATGGATGATATTTCATATCAAGGTCATatcattgataatattttttaaaaaatttactgttggattcaaatttttttacataaattatatatgtaaaattttatattaatccaaaatcatttgttatctcttttatataaattaaaatcaacgtaatataaacattttaaaatatactaaaatatgaattatttcattacctttttattgttgttcaattttgacaaaaacGATATTGATAATATATAGACATATTTCAACGAttgtattaataaaaataaaaatctatatcaagttaaaaataatacaatgatcATCAAAGTTACACCAGTCTAATTTAAtacttgttttatatatataataaaacaagtaACTCAAAATAATTGACACCAAGATCACATTTTCTTCACATgagtaaaaaacaatttatttaacataaatatttgtgttggatttttaatttatataaaaagttttagaCACAACCAGAATCATACACCCAGTTAATGGAATTGGTCAAACAGTAAATTGGGGTATGTGGTGATgactgagaaaaaaatataataaaacaagttttagtttatttgttttattgaaaaaacactAGCCCTTTTGGTTGACTGATGAGTCTCCTGTTCTGAGGAGTGTGTATCCTGTTGAGTAGCTCCACTCTATATGCACCTCCCACTCCTTTTTCACATCACTCTTCCTTCCACTCTCCTATTCTATATTCCATCAGCGTCGTCCAACCCCTTTATGGCTAAATGCCCCAAAACGACACCCACTCCCACCAAAACGGTGAAACCACCGTCACCACCTCCTCCTCcccccaccaccaccaccccgTTCTAACCCTCCAGCTCCAAGCAATGACCTccaccacctccacctccaCCGACCCCCTCCCCTCCTCCGACGACGCCGCCGCCGCCGTCCGTGCCGTCAACAAGCGCTTCGAGGGCCTCCTCACTGTCCGCACAAAGGCCATCAAGGGCAAAGGCGCCTGGTACTGGGCCCACCTCGAGCCCATTCTCGTCCCTCACCCCGACACCGGCCTCCCCAAATCCGTCAAACTCAAATGCTCCCTCTGCGATTCCCTCTTCTCCGCTTCCAACCCTTCTCGAACCGCTTCTGAACACTTGAAACGCGGAACCTGCTCCAACTTCAGCTCCGGTCTAAGGCCCGGTTCACTCCCTTCTCCTCTCCCCATTTCCTCCATCACCCCCGGTTCGAACCGGAAACGCCCCTCCCCCGCCACGTCACCCCCTTCCTATCAAAATCACTCCTCTGCAATGGTCGAGTCTTCCCGCTTCGAAATCggttacaataataataacaacaataattctCTACACAACCAGCACCACCAGCAGCAGCATTTAATGTTGTCTGGTGGGAAAGATGACTTGTGTGCCTTGGCAATGTTTGAGGACAGTGTCAAGAAGTTGAAGAGTCCAAAGACTTCGCCTGGTCCTGCTTTGAGCAAGGACCAGGTGAATTCTGCTTTGGACTTGCTCTTCGACTGGTTCTATGAAACTTGTGGCTCTGTGTCTTTGTCCATGCTGGAGCACCGGAAGTTTCAGGCTTTTTTGAGCCAGGTTGGTTTGCCCAACAATCTGAGGAGGGAGATTTCTGGGGAGAGGCTTGATGCTAGGTTCGGGGAGGCCAAGGCTGAGTCCGAGGCTAGGATTAGGGATGCCATGTTTTTTCAGTTGGCCAGTGATGGCTGGAAGAGTGGGGATTGGCTTAACTTTGACTTGTGTTGCAGTGGTGGCGGGGAAAGCTTGGTCAAGTTTGTGGTGAATCTCCCCAATGGGAGTAGTGTGTTTCAGAAGGCGGTGTTTACTGGGGGAGTGGAGAATTCTAAGTATGCTGAGGAGGTTTTGTGGGAGACGGTTACGGCGGTCACGGGAAGTGTGCAGAGGTGTGTGGGGATTGTGGCGGATAAGTTTAAGGCCAAGGCGTTGAGGAACTTGGAGGTGCAGTACCATTGGATGGTGAACACTTCGTGCCAGCTTCAGGGGTTTGCTAGCTTGATCAAGGATTT
It contains:
- the LOC100814598 gene encoding uncharacterized protein, whose amino-acid sequence is MPQNDTHSHQNGETTVTTSSSPHHHHPVLTLQLQAMTSTTSTSTDPLPSSDDAAAAVRAVNKRFEGLLTVRTKAIKGKGAWYWAHLEPILVPHPDTGLPKSVKLKCSLCDSLFSASNPSRTASEHLKRGTCSNFSSGLRPGSLPSPLPISSITPGSNRKRPSPATSPPSYQNHSSAMVESSRFEIGYNNNNNNNSLHNQHHQQQHLMLSGGKDDLCALAMFEDSVKKLKSPKTSPGPALSKDQVNSALDLLFDWFYETCGSVSLSMLEHRKFQAFLSQVGLPNNLRREISGERLDARFGEAKAESEARIRDAMFFQLASDGWKSGDWLNFDLCCSGGGESLVKFVVNLPNGSSVFQKAVFTGGVENSKYAEEVLWETVTAVTGSVQRCVGIVADKFKAKALRNLEVQYHWMVNTSCQLQGFASLIKDFNRELPLFRVVIESCLKVANFIDNESQMRSVFLKCRMQEMDCGGLIRVPSPKCDPLKNFGVVFPMLEDILSCARVIQMVVMEDGFKVMCMEDPLAREVAGIVQNEGFWNELEAVYSLEKLVRGMVQDVEVERPLIGRCLPLWEELRSKVKEWCGKYNIVGGPVEKIVEKRFRKNYHPAWAAAFILDPLYLIKDASGKYLPPYKCLTREQEKDVDKLLTRLASREEAHVVLMELMKWRSEGLDPLYAQAVQMKQRDPVTGKMKVANPLSSRLVWETCLTEFKSLGKIAVRLIFLHATSCGFKSNWSFMRKISANKHSRVALERAQKMIYIAAHAKLERRDFSSEEEKDAELFALSGSEDGMLADVYADAPLV